A window from Salarias fasciatus chromosome 11, fSalaFa1.1, whole genome shotgun sequence encodes these proteins:
- the smarcc1a gene encoding SWI/SNF complex subunit SMARCC1 isoform X2: MATAATTAGGTGSGGPTTGLVGGGTAVGRKKDGGPSTKFWESSDTVSQLETVRLWIGKHYKKHVQNDSPSSKSLAGLVVQLLQFQEDAFGRRVNNPALTKLPAKCFMDFKAGGALCHILGSVYKFKSEQGWRRFDLQNPSRMDRNVEMFLNVEKNLVQNNCLTRPTVYLSPDIEQKQASKLKDIIKRHQGSMTDDKSKATHHIYPSPSHQEEEEWFRPVMRKDKQVLVHWGLYPDSYDTWVSASEVDSDPEDPPSADRPWKVHVKWVLDTDAFNEWMNEEDYEVDENKKPVCFRQKIFPKEEESSRTPDRKERKANSAGKKRRRSPSPPSTPAESRKKGGKKGNPGPHWKRRGHRGEEEDTEEDMTKDLDDSSAGASLEEGGMSKTNSKKDSENTPVKGGNVADLDDMEDDSVLSGGKDDDEQGKGEVNRLMDAGEDNVTEQTHHIIIPSYAAWFDYNCIHEIERRALPEFFNGKNKSKTPEIYLAYRNFMIDTYRLNPQEYLTSTSCRRNLTGDVCAIMRVHAFLEQWGLVNYQVDSESRPLPMGPPPTPHFTVLADTPSGLIPLNHRPPPIPPPQPMPNFADKGKDKPIDLQNFGLRPDLYKKNAKGKPVSTTREWTEQETLLLLEALEMYKDDWNKVSEHVGSRTQDECILHFLRLPIEDPYLESTETTLGPLAYQPIPFSQSGNPVMSTVAFLASVVDPRVASAAAKAALEEFSRVREEVPAELVEAHVKKVQEAARSTGKVDPAFGLESSGIAGTAPEEPEKTEAAEPEKMDTDSDSQQADKAELKDEAEKPSESAEKSEKTETTEKVKKEGSEASEREEESEEGGEAKTSPADKDKEEAMETSSSEQEKEKEEKAAPEEGDDKRKKLEHDIGEGNIATAAAAALASAATKAKHLAAVEERKIKSLVALLVETQMKKLEIKLRHFEELETIMDREKEALELQRQQLLTERQAFHMEQLKYAEMKARQQMEQQAAAAAAAAAAAAAAAQGQGQAPGSGPHSGPPPPGMHPGGPPPHHGGPPPHHGAPPPHHGGPPPGAAMHPGYPPMGHHPMAPHHPGQTGPMGPGQPMPGRMMAGPPSAGPPPGGMPPMMPPRHPGAPNGMYPGPPPAQPEAMPPAPVGPPPPPSGRVADN; the protein is encoded by the exons atggcGACAGCGGCTACAACTGCTGGCGGAACGGGCTCCGGCGGGCCGACTACCGGCCTTGTGGGCGGCGGTACTGCAGTCGGGCGAAAGAAAGACGGAGGACCGTCTACGAAGTTCTGGGAGAGTTCAGATACGGTCTCGCAGTTGGAGACGGTGCGGCTGTGGATCGGAAAGCACTACAAGAAG CATGTCCAGAATGACTCCCCCTCCAGTAAATCCTTGGCGGGTCTTGTGGTCCAGCTGTTGCAGTTCCAGGAGGATGCGTTTGGACGCAGGGTCAACAATCCTGCTCTTACAAAGCTCCCT GCCAAGTGTTTCATGGACTTTAAGGCGGGAGGTGCTCTGTGCCACATCCTCGGATCTGTGTACAAGTTTAAGAGTGAGCAGGGATG GAGAAGATTTGACCTGCAGAATCCCTCCCGGATGGACCGGAACGTGGAGATGTTCCTAAATGTAGAGAAGAACCTGGTCCAG AATAATTGCTTGACTCGGCCCACTGTCTACCTGTCTCCCGACATCGAGCAGAAACAAGCCAGTAAGCTCAAAGACATCATCAAGAGGCACCAG ggttCTATGACTGACGATAAGTCAAAGGCCACTCACCACATTTATCCCTCTCCAAGCCACCAAGAAGAAG AGGAGTGGTTTCGCCCCGTCATGAGGAAAGACAAGCAGGTGCTCGTGCACTGGGGTCTTTATCCAGACAG CTATGACACCTGGGTGTCCGCCAGCGAGGTGGACAGTGACCCGGAGGACCCGCCCAGCGCCGACAGACCCTGGAAG GTCCACGTCAAGTGGGTGTTGGACACGGACGCCTTCAATGAGTGGATGAACGAGGAAGACTATGAAGTGGACGAGAACAAGAAGCCGGTCTGCTTCCGCCAGAAGATCTTCCCCAAAGAGGAGGAG TCTTCCCGTACACCCGATCGCAAGGAGCGCAAGGCCAACTCCGCCGGCAAGAAGAGGAGGCGCTCGCCCTCGCCGCCCAGCACGCCCGCCGAGTCTCGCAAGAAGGGAGGCAAGAAGGG AAACCCGGGGCCTCACTGGAAACGCCGCGGCCACCGAGGCGAAGAGGAAGACACCGAGGAGGACATGACCAAGGACCTGGACGACTCGTCCGCCGGCGCCAGCCTGGAGGAGGGCGGCATGTCCAAAA CAAATTCAAAGAAAGACAGCGAGAACACCCCCGTCAAAGGAGGGAATGTGGCCGACTTGG atgaCATGGAAGACGACTCTGTGCTGTCTGGTGGGAAG GACGACGATGAACAAGGCAAAGGTGAAGTGAACCGTCTGATGGACGCCGGTGAGGACAACGTGACCGAGCAGACGCACCACATCATCATCCCCAGCTACGCCGCCTGGTTCGACTACAACTG CATCCATGAGATTGAGAGGAGAGCCCTGCCTGAGTTTTTCAATGGGAAGAACAAGTCCAAAACTCCAGAAAT ATACCTGGCCTACCGCAACTTCATGATCGACACGTACAGGCTCAACCCTCAGGAGtacctcacctccacctcctgccgCAGGAACCTGACCGGAGACGTCTGCGCCATCATGAG GGTCCATGCCTTCCTGGAGCAGTGGGGTCTGGTGAACTACCAGGTGGACTCGGAGAGTCGCCCCCTCCCCATGGGCCCCCCGCCGACGCCCCACTTCACGGTGCTGGCCGACACGCCGTCCGGCCTCATCCCCCTCAACCACAGACCCCCTCCG attcctcctccacagccgaTGCCCAACTTTGCAGACAAAGGGAAAGACAAACCCATCGACCTGCAGAACTTTGGCCTTCGTCCCGACCTCTACAAGAAGAACGCCAAG GGTAAACCAGTGAGCACCACCAGAGAATGGACCGAGCAGGAGACTTTACTCCTGCTGGAG GCTCTGGAGATGTACAAAGacgactggaacaaagtgtcggagCACGTCGGCTCGCGCACCCAGGACGAGTGCATCCTGCACTTCCTGCGGCTGCCCATCGAGGACCCGTACCTGGAGAGCACGGAGACCACCCTGGGCCCGCTGGCCTACCAGCCCATCCCCTTCAGCCAGTCCGGGAACCCCGTCATGAGCACCGTCGCCTTCCTCGCCTCTGTTGTCGACCCCAGagtggcttctgctgctgccaAGGCAGCACTTG AGGAGTTCTCTCGTGTGCGTGAGGAGGTTCCCGCCGAGCTGGTCGAGGCTCACGTGAAGAAGGTGCAGGAGGCGGCGAGGAGCACGGGCAAAGTGGACCCCGCCTTCGGCCTGGAGAGCAGCGGCATCGCCGGGACGGCGCCCGAGGAGCCGGAGAAGACAG aagcagcagagccagaAAAGATGGACACTGACTCGGACTCCCAGCAGGCCGATAAG GCCGAGCTGAAGGACGAGGCGGAGAAGCCCAGCGAGTCGGCAGAGAAGAGCGAGAAGACGGAGACGACGGAGAAGGTGAAGAAGGAAGGATCCGAGGCCTCGGAGCGCGAGGAGGAGAgcgaagagggaggagaggccaaAACCTCCCCAGCAG acaaagacaaagaggagGCGATGGAAACGTCGTCCTcggagcaggagaaggagaaggaggagaaggcggCCCCAGAGGAAGGAGACgacaagaggaagaagctggagCACGATATCGGCGAGGGAAACATCGCCACGGCGGCCGCAGCCGCCCTGGCGTCCGCCGCCACCAAGGCCAAG CACCTGGCGGCAgtagaggagaggaagatcaaGTCCCTGGTGGCTCTGCTGGTGGAGACGCAGATGAAGAAGCTGGAGATCAAACTGAGGCACTTCGAGGAGCTGGAGACCATCATGGACCGCGAGAAAGAAGCC TTGGAGCttcagaggcagcagctgctcaccgAGCGGCAGGCGTTCCACATGGAGCAGCTCAAATACGCCGAGATGAAGGCGCGGCAGCAGATGGAGcagcaggccgccgccgccgctgcagcagccgccgccgccgccgccgccgcccagggGCAGGGCCAGGCGCCGGGATCCGGACCCCACTCGGGCCCGCCTCCACCCGGCATGCACCCCGGAGGACCCCCGCCTCACCACGGAGGACCGCCTCCTCACCACGGAGCGCCGCCTCCACACCACGGAGGACCCCCGCCGGGCGCCGCCATGCACCCGGGATACCCCCCGATGGGCCACCACCCGATGGCCCCCCACCACccgggacagacag GACCCATGGGGCCCGGACAGCCCATGCCCGGACGCATGATGGCCGGCCCGCCCTCCGCCGGCCCCCCTCCCGGCGGCATGCCCCCCATGATGCCCCCGCGCCACCCCGGAGCTCCCAACGGCATGT ACCCCGGTCCGCCTCCCGCTCAGCCGGAGGCCATGCCGCCTGCTCCCGTGGGTCCTCCGCCGCCCCCCAGTGGAAGAGTGGCTGAcaactga
- the smarcc1a gene encoding SWI/SNF complex subunit SMARCC1 isoform X3, protein MATAATTAGGTGSGGPTTGLVGGGTAVGRKKDGGPSTKFWESSDTVSQLETVRLWIGKHYKKHVQNDSPSSKSLAGLVVQLLQFQEDAFGRRVNNPALTKLPAKCFMDFKAGGALCHILGSVYKFKSEQGWRRFDLQNPSRMDRNVEMFLNVEKNLVQNNCLTRPTVYLSPDIEQKQASKLKDIIKRHQGSMTDDKSKATHHIYPSPSHQEEEEWFRPVMRKDKQVLVHWGLYPDSYDTWVSASEVDSDPEDPPSADRPWKVHVKWVLDTDAFNEWMNEEDYEVDENKKPVCFRQKIFPKEEEERKANSAGKKRRRSPSPPSTPAESRKKGGKKGNPGPHWKRRGHRGEEEDTEEDMTKDLDDSSAGASLEEGGMSKSANSKKDSENTPVKGGNVADLDDMEDDSVLSGGKDDDEQGKGEVNRLMDAGEDNVTEQTHHIIIPSYAAWFDYNCIHEIERRALPEFFNGKNKSKTPEIYLAYRNFMIDTYRLNPQEYLTSTSCRRNLTGDVCAIMRVHAFLEQWGLVNYQVDSESRPLPMGPPPTPHFTVLADTPSGLIPLNHRPPPIPPPQPMPNFADKGKDKPIDLQNFGLRPDLYKKNAKGKPVSTTREWTEQETLLLLEALEMYKDDWNKVSEHVGSRTQDECILHFLRLPIEDPYLESTETTLGPLAYQPIPFSQSGNPVMSTVAFLASVVDPRVASAAAKAALEEFSRVREEVPAELVEAHVKKVQEAARSTGKVDPAFGLESSGIAGTAPEEPEKTEAAEPEKMDTDSDSQQADKAELKDEAEKPSESAEKSEKTETTEKVKKEGSEASEREEESEEGGEAKTSPADKDKEEAMETSSSEQEKEKEEKAAPEEGDDKRKKLEHDIGEGNIATAAAAALASAATKAKHLAAVEERKIKSLVALLVETQMKKLEIKLRHFEELETIMDREKEALELQRQQLLTERQAFHMEQLKYAEMKARQQMEQQAAAAAAAAAAAAAAAQGQGQAPGSGPHSGPPPPGMHPGGPPPHHGGPPPHHGAPPPHHGGPPPGAAMHPGYPPMGHHPMAPHHPGQTGPMGPGQPMPGRMMAGPPSAGPPPGGMPPMMPPRHPGAPNGMYPGPPPAQPEAMPPAPVGPPPPPSGRVADN, encoded by the exons atggcGACAGCGGCTACAACTGCTGGCGGAACGGGCTCCGGCGGGCCGACTACCGGCCTTGTGGGCGGCGGTACTGCAGTCGGGCGAAAGAAAGACGGAGGACCGTCTACGAAGTTCTGGGAGAGTTCAGATACGGTCTCGCAGTTGGAGACGGTGCGGCTGTGGATCGGAAAGCACTACAAGAAG CATGTCCAGAATGACTCCCCCTCCAGTAAATCCTTGGCGGGTCTTGTGGTCCAGCTGTTGCAGTTCCAGGAGGATGCGTTTGGACGCAGGGTCAACAATCCTGCTCTTACAAAGCTCCCT GCCAAGTGTTTCATGGACTTTAAGGCGGGAGGTGCTCTGTGCCACATCCTCGGATCTGTGTACAAGTTTAAGAGTGAGCAGGGATG GAGAAGATTTGACCTGCAGAATCCCTCCCGGATGGACCGGAACGTGGAGATGTTCCTAAATGTAGAGAAGAACCTGGTCCAG AATAATTGCTTGACTCGGCCCACTGTCTACCTGTCTCCCGACATCGAGCAGAAACAAGCCAGTAAGCTCAAAGACATCATCAAGAGGCACCAG ggttCTATGACTGACGATAAGTCAAAGGCCACTCACCACATTTATCCCTCTCCAAGCCACCAAGAAGAAG AGGAGTGGTTTCGCCCCGTCATGAGGAAAGACAAGCAGGTGCTCGTGCACTGGGGTCTTTATCCAGACAG CTATGACACCTGGGTGTCCGCCAGCGAGGTGGACAGTGACCCGGAGGACCCGCCCAGCGCCGACAGACCCTGGAAG GTCCACGTCAAGTGGGTGTTGGACACGGACGCCTTCAATGAGTGGATGAACGAGGAAGACTATGAAGTGGACGAGAACAAGAAGCCGGTCTGCTTCCGCCAGAAGATCTTCCCCAAAGAGGAGGAG GAGCGCAAGGCCAACTCCGCCGGCAAGAAGAGGAGGCGCTCGCCCTCGCCGCCCAGCACGCCCGCCGAGTCTCGCAAGAAGGGAGGCAAGAAGGG AAACCCGGGGCCTCACTGGAAACGCCGCGGCCACCGAGGCGAAGAGGAAGACACCGAGGAGGACATGACCAAGGACCTGGACGACTCGTCCGCCGGCGCCAGCCTGGAGGAGGGCGGCATGTCCAAAAGTG CAAATTCAAAGAAAGACAGCGAGAACACCCCCGTCAAAGGAGGGAATGTGGCCGACTTGG atgaCATGGAAGACGACTCTGTGCTGTCTGGTGGGAAG GACGACGATGAACAAGGCAAAGGTGAAGTGAACCGTCTGATGGACGCCGGTGAGGACAACGTGACCGAGCAGACGCACCACATCATCATCCCCAGCTACGCCGCCTGGTTCGACTACAACTG CATCCATGAGATTGAGAGGAGAGCCCTGCCTGAGTTTTTCAATGGGAAGAACAAGTCCAAAACTCCAGAAAT ATACCTGGCCTACCGCAACTTCATGATCGACACGTACAGGCTCAACCCTCAGGAGtacctcacctccacctcctgccgCAGGAACCTGACCGGAGACGTCTGCGCCATCATGAG GGTCCATGCCTTCCTGGAGCAGTGGGGTCTGGTGAACTACCAGGTGGACTCGGAGAGTCGCCCCCTCCCCATGGGCCCCCCGCCGACGCCCCACTTCACGGTGCTGGCCGACACGCCGTCCGGCCTCATCCCCCTCAACCACAGACCCCCTCCG attcctcctccacagccgaTGCCCAACTTTGCAGACAAAGGGAAAGACAAACCCATCGACCTGCAGAACTTTGGCCTTCGTCCCGACCTCTACAAGAAGAACGCCAAG GGTAAACCAGTGAGCACCACCAGAGAATGGACCGAGCAGGAGACTTTACTCCTGCTGGAG GCTCTGGAGATGTACAAAGacgactggaacaaagtgtcggagCACGTCGGCTCGCGCACCCAGGACGAGTGCATCCTGCACTTCCTGCGGCTGCCCATCGAGGACCCGTACCTGGAGAGCACGGAGACCACCCTGGGCCCGCTGGCCTACCAGCCCATCCCCTTCAGCCAGTCCGGGAACCCCGTCATGAGCACCGTCGCCTTCCTCGCCTCTGTTGTCGACCCCAGagtggcttctgctgctgccaAGGCAGCACTTG AGGAGTTCTCTCGTGTGCGTGAGGAGGTTCCCGCCGAGCTGGTCGAGGCTCACGTGAAGAAGGTGCAGGAGGCGGCGAGGAGCACGGGCAAAGTGGACCCCGCCTTCGGCCTGGAGAGCAGCGGCATCGCCGGGACGGCGCCCGAGGAGCCGGAGAAGACAG aagcagcagagccagaAAAGATGGACACTGACTCGGACTCCCAGCAGGCCGATAAG GCCGAGCTGAAGGACGAGGCGGAGAAGCCCAGCGAGTCGGCAGAGAAGAGCGAGAAGACGGAGACGACGGAGAAGGTGAAGAAGGAAGGATCCGAGGCCTCGGAGCGCGAGGAGGAGAgcgaagagggaggagaggccaaAACCTCCCCAGCAG acaaagacaaagaggagGCGATGGAAACGTCGTCCTcggagcaggagaaggagaaggaggagaaggcggCCCCAGAGGAAGGAGACgacaagaggaagaagctggagCACGATATCGGCGAGGGAAACATCGCCACGGCGGCCGCAGCCGCCCTGGCGTCCGCCGCCACCAAGGCCAAG CACCTGGCGGCAgtagaggagaggaagatcaaGTCCCTGGTGGCTCTGCTGGTGGAGACGCAGATGAAGAAGCTGGAGATCAAACTGAGGCACTTCGAGGAGCTGGAGACCATCATGGACCGCGAGAAAGAAGCC TTGGAGCttcagaggcagcagctgctcaccgAGCGGCAGGCGTTCCACATGGAGCAGCTCAAATACGCCGAGATGAAGGCGCGGCAGCAGATGGAGcagcaggccgccgccgccgctgcagcagccgccgccgccgccgccgccgcccagggGCAGGGCCAGGCGCCGGGATCCGGACCCCACTCGGGCCCGCCTCCACCCGGCATGCACCCCGGAGGACCCCCGCCTCACCACGGAGGACCGCCTCCTCACCACGGAGCGCCGCCTCCACACCACGGAGGACCCCCGCCGGGCGCCGCCATGCACCCGGGATACCCCCCGATGGGCCACCACCCGATGGCCCCCCACCACccgggacagacag GACCCATGGGGCCCGGACAGCCCATGCCCGGACGCATGATGGCCGGCCCGCCCTCCGCCGGCCCCCCTCCCGGCGGCATGCCCCCCATGATGCCCCCGCGCCACCCCGGAGCTCCCAACGGCATGT ACCCCGGTCCGCCTCCCGCTCAGCCGGAGGCCATGCCGCCTGCTCCCGTGGGTCCTCCGCCGCCCCCCAGTGGAAGAGTGGCTGAcaactga
- the smarcc1a gene encoding SWI/SNF complex subunit SMARCC1 isoform X1 → MATAATTAGGTGSGGPTTGLVGGGTAVGRKKDGGPSTKFWESSDTVSQLETVRLWIGKHYKKHVQNDSPSSKSLAGLVVQLLQFQEDAFGRRVNNPALTKLPAKCFMDFKAGGALCHILGSVYKFKSEQGWRRFDLQNPSRMDRNVEMFLNVEKNLVQNNCLTRPTVYLSPDIEQKQASKLKDIIKRHQGSMTDDKSKATHHIYPSPSHQEEEEWFRPVMRKDKQVLVHWGLYPDSYDTWVSASEVDSDPEDPPSADRPWKVHVKWVLDTDAFNEWMNEEDYEVDENKKPVCFRQKIFPKEEESSRTPDRKERKANSAGKKRRRSPSPPSTPAESRKKGGKKGNPGPHWKRRGHRGEEEDTEEDMTKDLDDSSAGASLEEGGMSKSANSKKDSENTPVKGGNVADLDDMEDDSVLSGGKDDDEQGKGEVNRLMDAGEDNVTEQTHHIIIPSYAAWFDYNCIHEIERRALPEFFNGKNKSKTPEIYLAYRNFMIDTYRLNPQEYLTSTSCRRNLTGDVCAIMRVHAFLEQWGLVNYQVDSESRPLPMGPPPTPHFTVLADTPSGLIPLNHRPPPIPPPQPMPNFADKGKDKPIDLQNFGLRPDLYKKNAKGKPVSTTREWTEQETLLLLEALEMYKDDWNKVSEHVGSRTQDECILHFLRLPIEDPYLESTETTLGPLAYQPIPFSQSGNPVMSTVAFLASVVDPRVASAAAKAALEEFSRVREEVPAELVEAHVKKVQEAARSTGKVDPAFGLESSGIAGTAPEEPEKTEAAEPEKMDTDSDSQQADKAELKDEAEKPSESAEKSEKTETTEKVKKEGSEASEREEESEEGGEAKTSPADKDKEEAMETSSSEQEKEKEEKAAPEEGDDKRKKLEHDIGEGNIATAAAAALASAATKAKHLAAVEERKIKSLVALLVETQMKKLEIKLRHFEELETIMDREKEALELQRQQLLTERQAFHMEQLKYAEMKARQQMEQQAAAAAAAAAAAAAAAQGQGQAPGSGPHSGPPPPGMHPGGPPPHHGGPPPHHGAPPPHHGGPPPGAAMHPGYPPMGHHPMAPHHPGQTGPMGPGQPMPGRMMAGPPSAGPPPGGMPPMMPPRHPGAPNGMYPGPPPAQPEAMPPAPVGPPPPPSGRVADN, encoded by the exons atggcGACAGCGGCTACAACTGCTGGCGGAACGGGCTCCGGCGGGCCGACTACCGGCCTTGTGGGCGGCGGTACTGCAGTCGGGCGAAAGAAAGACGGAGGACCGTCTACGAAGTTCTGGGAGAGTTCAGATACGGTCTCGCAGTTGGAGACGGTGCGGCTGTGGATCGGAAAGCACTACAAGAAG CATGTCCAGAATGACTCCCCCTCCAGTAAATCCTTGGCGGGTCTTGTGGTCCAGCTGTTGCAGTTCCAGGAGGATGCGTTTGGACGCAGGGTCAACAATCCTGCTCTTACAAAGCTCCCT GCCAAGTGTTTCATGGACTTTAAGGCGGGAGGTGCTCTGTGCCACATCCTCGGATCTGTGTACAAGTTTAAGAGTGAGCAGGGATG GAGAAGATTTGACCTGCAGAATCCCTCCCGGATGGACCGGAACGTGGAGATGTTCCTAAATGTAGAGAAGAACCTGGTCCAG AATAATTGCTTGACTCGGCCCACTGTCTACCTGTCTCCCGACATCGAGCAGAAACAAGCCAGTAAGCTCAAAGACATCATCAAGAGGCACCAG ggttCTATGACTGACGATAAGTCAAAGGCCACTCACCACATTTATCCCTCTCCAAGCCACCAAGAAGAAG AGGAGTGGTTTCGCCCCGTCATGAGGAAAGACAAGCAGGTGCTCGTGCACTGGGGTCTTTATCCAGACAG CTATGACACCTGGGTGTCCGCCAGCGAGGTGGACAGTGACCCGGAGGACCCGCCCAGCGCCGACAGACCCTGGAAG GTCCACGTCAAGTGGGTGTTGGACACGGACGCCTTCAATGAGTGGATGAACGAGGAAGACTATGAAGTGGACGAGAACAAGAAGCCGGTCTGCTTCCGCCAGAAGATCTTCCCCAAAGAGGAGGAG TCTTCCCGTACACCCGATCGCAAGGAGCGCAAGGCCAACTCCGCCGGCAAGAAGAGGAGGCGCTCGCCCTCGCCGCCCAGCACGCCCGCCGAGTCTCGCAAGAAGGGAGGCAAGAAGGG AAACCCGGGGCCTCACTGGAAACGCCGCGGCCACCGAGGCGAAGAGGAAGACACCGAGGAGGACATGACCAAGGACCTGGACGACTCGTCCGCCGGCGCCAGCCTGGAGGAGGGCGGCATGTCCAAAAGTG CAAATTCAAAGAAAGACAGCGAGAACACCCCCGTCAAAGGAGGGAATGTGGCCGACTTGG atgaCATGGAAGACGACTCTGTGCTGTCTGGTGGGAAG GACGACGATGAACAAGGCAAAGGTGAAGTGAACCGTCTGATGGACGCCGGTGAGGACAACGTGACCGAGCAGACGCACCACATCATCATCCCCAGCTACGCCGCCTGGTTCGACTACAACTG CATCCATGAGATTGAGAGGAGAGCCCTGCCTGAGTTTTTCAATGGGAAGAACAAGTCCAAAACTCCAGAAAT ATACCTGGCCTACCGCAACTTCATGATCGACACGTACAGGCTCAACCCTCAGGAGtacctcacctccacctcctgccgCAGGAACCTGACCGGAGACGTCTGCGCCATCATGAG GGTCCATGCCTTCCTGGAGCAGTGGGGTCTGGTGAACTACCAGGTGGACTCGGAGAGTCGCCCCCTCCCCATGGGCCCCCCGCCGACGCCCCACTTCACGGTGCTGGCCGACACGCCGTCCGGCCTCATCCCCCTCAACCACAGACCCCCTCCG attcctcctccacagccgaTGCCCAACTTTGCAGACAAAGGGAAAGACAAACCCATCGACCTGCAGAACTTTGGCCTTCGTCCCGACCTCTACAAGAAGAACGCCAAG GGTAAACCAGTGAGCACCACCAGAGAATGGACCGAGCAGGAGACTTTACTCCTGCTGGAG GCTCTGGAGATGTACAAAGacgactggaacaaagtgtcggagCACGTCGGCTCGCGCACCCAGGACGAGTGCATCCTGCACTTCCTGCGGCTGCCCATCGAGGACCCGTACCTGGAGAGCACGGAGACCACCCTGGGCCCGCTGGCCTACCAGCCCATCCCCTTCAGCCAGTCCGGGAACCCCGTCATGAGCACCGTCGCCTTCCTCGCCTCTGTTGTCGACCCCAGagtggcttctgctgctgccaAGGCAGCACTTG AGGAGTTCTCTCGTGTGCGTGAGGAGGTTCCCGCCGAGCTGGTCGAGGCTCACGTGAAGAAGGTGCAGGAGGCGGCGAGGAGCACGGGCAAAGTGGACCCCGCCTTCGGCCTGGAGAGCAGCGGCATCGCCGGGACGGCGCCCGAGGAGCCGGAGAAGACAG aagcagcagagccagaAAAGATGGACACTGACTCGGACTCCCAGCAGGCCGATAAG GCCGAGCTGAAGGACGAGGCGGAGAAGCCCAGCGAGTCGGCAGAGAAGAGCGAGAAGACGGAGACGACGGAGAAGGTGAAGAAGGAAGGATCCGAGGCCTCGGAGCGCGAGGAGGAGAgcgaagagggaggagaggccaaAACCTCCCCAGCAG acaaagacaaagaggagGCGATGGAAACGTCGTCCTcggagcaggagaaggagaaggaggagaaggcggCCCCAGAGGAAGGAGACgacaagaggaagaagctggagCACGATATCGGCGAGGGAAACATCGCCACGGCGGCCGCAGCCGCCCTGGCGTCCGCCGCCACCAAGGCCAAG CACCTGGCGGCAgtagaggagaggaagatcaaGTCCCTGGTGGCTCTGCTGGTGGAGACGCAGATGAAGAAGCTGGAGATCAAACTGAGGCACTTCGAGGAGCTGGAGACCATCATGGACCGCGAGAAAGAAGCC TTGGAGCttcagaggcagcagctgctcaccgAGCGGCAGGCGTTCCACATGGAGCAGCTCAAATACGCCGAGATGAAGGCGCGGCAGCAGATGGAGcagcaggccgccgccgccgctgcagcagccgccgccgccgccgccgccgcccagggGCAGGGCCAGGCGCCGGGATCCGGACCCCACTCGGGCCCGCCTCCACCCGGCATGCACCCCGGAGGACCCCCGCCTCACCACGGAGGACCGCCTCCTCACCACGGAGCGCCGCCTCCACACCACGGAGGACCCCCGCCGGGCGCCGCCATGCACCCGGGATACCCCCCGATGGGCCACCACCCGATGGCCCCCCACCACccgggacagacag GACCCATGGGGCCCGGACAGCCCATGCCCGGACGCATGATGGCCGGCCCGCCCTCCGCCGGCCCCCCTCCCGGCGGCATGCCCCCCATGATGCCCCCGCGCCACCCCGGAGCTCCCAACGGCATGT ACCCCGGTCCGCCTCCCGCTCAGCCGGAGGCCATGCCGCCTGCTCCCGTGGGTCCTCCGCCGCCCCCCAGTGGAAGAGTGGCTGAcaactga